In the Phaeobacter gallaeciensis genome, one interval contains:
- a CDS encoding sulfotransferase family 2 domain-containing protein: MILSPGRNFVFIHIPKTGGTSLSLALEARAMKDDMMLGDTPKARNRRRRLKEVQTRGRLWKHSTLADIEGLLPEDQMRGLFAFTLVRNPFDRAVSYYHWLRDQTFDHPAVTRSKALDFREFILHSDTLSAFRAHPPRSYMRHADGSEQCQAYIRIEYFEKDAEPLFDHLGFRLNLERANASVRARDWREYYDLQSRAALAASCAEEIEQFEYSFNV, encoded by the coding sequence ATGATCCTGTCCCCCGGCCGCAACTTCGTTTTTATCCATATCCCAAAAACCGGGGGCACCTCTCTGTCGTTGGCGCTGGAGGCGCGGGCGATGAAGGACGACATGATGCTGGGGGATACGCCCAAGGCGCGCAACCGGCGGCGGCGGCTGAAGGAGGTGCAGACGCGGGGTAGGTTGTGGAAACATTCCACCCTCGCAGATATCGAAGGGCTGCTGCCGGAGGACCAGATGAGGGGGCTTTTTGCCTTTACTCTGGTGCGCAATCCCTTTGATCGGGCGGTCAGCTATTACCACTGGCTGCGGGACCAGACGTTCGATCATCCTGCAGTCACGCGATCCAAGGCCTTGGATTTCCGCGAATTTATCCTGCATTCCGATACACTTTCGGCGTTTCGTGCGCATCCGCCGCGTTCCTACATGCGCCATGCGGACGGGAGCGAACAGTGTCAGGCCTATATCCGGATTGAGTATTTTGAGAAGGATGCTGAGCCGCTGTTTGATCATCTCGGCTTTCGGCTGAACCTAGAGCGGGCCAATGCTTCGGTCCGGGCGCGGGATTGGCGGGAATATTACGATCTGCAAAGTCGCGCCGCACTGGCGGCAAGCTGCGCTGAAGAAATTGAACAATTTGAATATTCTTTTAACGTTTAA
- a CDS encoding DMT family transporter, with product MKQLTIPPGVAGSQTTAAQAMLAAMAIIGISDNAVPLMAEQIGIWQFYLLRTVITLPLIWVMMRAGLGGLRPQRLGPVALRGFLVAVSMVFYFSAVALMPLAQALAGLFTSPILIVLISVLFLKHRIGPVRIGAVVLGFVGVLCVLQPDLFDFDWLILLPICGGLFYALGSMATGLMCRGESTVSMLFAMLLAQAVIGAVALGGLAVWPLPVAEGADGFVTRGWVWPVWEISHWLLLQGMASVVGVFLITKAYQQGEASYVAVFEYSVIIVGPAFAWLVFGQTLNLLQMAGIGLIVLAGATLALRGS from the coding sequence ATGAAACAATTGACCATTCCCCCCGGCGTGGCAGGCAGTCAGACCACAGCCGCGCAGGCGATGCTGGCCGCCATGGCCATCATCGGTATCAGTGACAATGCCGTGCCGCTCATGGCGGAGCAGATCGGAATCTGGCAGTTCTACTTGTTGCGTACGGTCATCACCCTGCCGTTGATCTGGGTCATGATGCGTGCCGGCCTGGGCGGGCTACGGCCGCAGCGGCTGGGGCCGGTGGCGCTGCGGGGCTTTCTGGTGGCGGTGTCGATGGTGTTCTACTTTTCAGCCGTCGCGCTGATGCCGCTGGCGCAGGCGCTGGCCGGGCTTTTCACCTCGCCGATCCTGATCGTGCTGATCTCGGTGCTGTTTCTGAAGCATCGTATCGGCCCGGTCCGTATCGGGGCGGTGGTGCTGGGGTTTGTCGGTGTGCTGTGCGTGTTGCAGCCGGACCTGTTCGATTTCGACTGGCTGATCCTGCTGCCGATCTGTGGCGGGCTGTTCTACGCGCTGGGATCTATGGCGACCGGGCTGATGTGCCGGGGCGAAAGCACGGTGTCGATGTTGTTTGCCATGCTGCTGGCGCAGGCGGTGATCGGGGCTGTGGCCCTAGGCGGGCTGGCGGTCTGGCCGTTGCCGGTGGCCGAGGGCGCCGATGGGTTTGTCACCCGGGGCTGGGTCTGGCCAGTGTGGGAGATTTCGCATTGGCTGCTGCTGCAGGGTATGGCTTCGGTCGTCGGGGTGTTCCTGATCACCAAGGCCTATCAGCAGGGCGAGGCGTCTTATGTTGCAGTCTTCGAATATTCGGTGATCATCGTCGGACCCGCCTTTGCCTGGCTTGTGTTCGGTCAGACGCTGAATCTGCTGCAAATGGCGGGAATCGGCCTGATTGTTCTGGCCGGGGCGACACTGGCCCTGCGCGGATCGTAA
- a CDS encoding AMP-binding protein, producing the protein MGWMQDETGLEKNAANYVPLTPLSHLRRAAHVFSDVPAVVYGKHRKTYAAYYDRCTRLASALAGMGVKPGDVVATLIPNLPAQAEAHFGVPACGAVLNTINTRLDVDTVAYIFEHGEAKVALVDSEFLALAEAAKERMEGDGPILIEVPDIEAGFTASGRYSIYEDVLGNAAHDFDWIMPEDEWESLALNYTSGTTGRPKGVVYHHRGAYLMTMGTVISWRMVMHPVYLTIVPLFHCNGWNHTWMMPVLGGTLVCCRNITASAVYNAIADEGVTHFGGAPIVLNTIVNAKEEDRRAFDHTVEVFTAGAPPAPATLEKIEKLGFHVTQVYGLTETYGHVTECLWKGGSWDTLDQQGRAAIKARQGVAFPMMDHITVVDDDMHQIPMNAKDQGEIVMRGNSVMKGYLKNPEATAESFKGGYFHSGDIAIQHPDGYIQIADRAKDIIISGGENISSVEVEGVLMAHPDVNLAAVVAKQDEKWGEVPCAFVELKEGASVDEAGLIAFSRETLAGFKAPKKVVFQELPKTSTGKIQKFELRKIANGQ; encoded by the coding sequence ATGGGCTGGATGCAGGATGAAACGGGACTGGAAAAAAATGCGGCAAACTATGTTCCGCTGACCCCGCTGTCGCATCTGCGCCGGGCCGCGCATGTGTTTTCCGACGTTCCGGCGGTGGTCTATGGCAAGCACCGCAAGACCTATGCCGCCTATTACGACCGCTGCACCCGGCTGGCCTCGGCGCTGGCGGGGATGGGCGTGAAACCGGGCGATGTGGTCGCAACGCTGATCCCCAACCTGCCCGCCCAGGCCGAAGCGCATTTTGGCGTGCCCGCCTGCGGCGCCGTCCTCAACACCATCAACACCCGCCTGGATGTGGACACGGTGGCCTATATCTTTGAGCATGGCGAGGCCAAGGTCGCACTGGTGGACAGCGAATTCCTGGCCCTCGCCGAAGCGGCCAAGGAGCGGATGGAGGGCGACGGACCGATCCTGATCGAAGTGCCGGACATCGAGGCTGGTTTCACCGCTTCTGGCCGCTATTCCATTTATGAGGACGTGCTAGGCAATGCAGCGCATGATTTCGACTGGATCATGCCCGAGGACGAATGGGAAAGCCTGGCGCTGAACTATACCTCAGGCACCACGGGACGTCCCAAGGGGGTCGTCTACCATCACCGCGGCGCCTATCTGATGACCATGGGCACGGTGATCTCCTGGCGCATGGTGATGCACCCGGTCTACCTGACCATCGTGCCACTGTTTCACTGCAACGGCTGGAACCACACATGGATGATGCCGGTTCTGGGCGGCACGCTGGTCTGCTGCCGCAACATTACCGCGTCTGCTGTCTATAACGCGATTGCGGATGAAGGCGTCACCCATTTCGGCGGCGCGCCCATTGTGCTCAACACCATCGTCAACGCCAAGGAAGAGGACCGCCGTGCCTTTGACCACACGGTCGAGGTCTTTACCGCCGGAGCCCCGCCTGCCCCGGCAACGCTGGAGAAAATCGAAAAGCTCGGCTTTCACGTGACGCAGGTCTATGGCCTCACCGAGACCTATGGCCATGTCACCGAATGCCTGTGGAAAGGCGGCAGCTGGGACACGCTGGACCAGCAGGGCCGCGCCGCGATCAAGGCGCGTCAGGGCGTTGCCTTCCCGATGATGGACCATATCACCGTCGTGGATGACGACATGCATCAGATCCCGATGAATGCCAAGGATCAGGGCGAAATCGTCATGCGCGGCAATTCGGTGATGAAGGGGTATCTGAAAAACCCTGAGGCAACAGCCGAGAGCTTCAAAGGTGGCTACTTCCATTCGGGCGATATCGCGATCCAGCACCCCGATGGCTATATCCAGATCGCCGACCGTGCCAAGGACATCATCATTTCCGGCGGCGAGAATATCTCCTCGGTCGAGGTAGAGGGCGTGCTGATGGCCCACCCGGATGTCAATCTGGCTGCCGTTGTGGCCAAGCAGGACGAGAAATGGGGAGAGGTTCCCTGCGCCTTTGTCGAACTGAAAGAAGGCGCATCTGTGGATGAGGCCGGGCTGATCGCCTTCTCCCGCGAGACTCTGGCTGGGTTCAAGGCGCCCAAAAAGGTGGTGTTCCAGGAGTTGCCCAAGACATCGACCGGGAAAATCCAGAAATTTGAGCTGCGCAAGATCGCAAACGGTCAATAA
- a CDS encoding YgaP family membrane protein: protein MTINKAVMALAGFMVLLSVVLTQFVSPNWVWLTVFVGANLFQSAFTGFCPAAMIFARMGLKPA from the coding sequence ATGACGATCAACAAAGCGGTTATGGCGCTTGCCGGTTTCATGGTATTGCTGTCCGTGGTGCTGACGCAATTCGTGTCGCCCAACTGGGTCTGGCTGACGGTCTTTGTCGGCGCCAACCTGTTTCAATCGGCCTTTACCGGGTTTTGCCCGGCAGCGATGATCTTTGCCCGTATGGGTTTGAAACCCGCGTGA